From the Candidatus Binataceae bacterium genome, the window CGCTCGATCTCGTGAGCGACGGGCGATGCGAGTTCGGCACCGGCGAGGGCGCCACCGACTGCGAGTTGGGCGGCTTCGGCATCGCGCAGGAAGAAAAGCGCGCGATGTGGCTGGAGGGGCTGCGGGTGGTAAGCCGGATGTTGGTCGAGGAACCGTTTGCGGGCCACCAGGGCAAATACCTGAGCGCGCCGGTGCGCAATGTCGTGCCCAAGCCGCTCCAGCGCCCGCATCCGCCGCTGTGGCTGGCGTGCTCGCGGCGCGAGACGATCCTGCTGGCGGCGCGGCTGGGCCTGGGCGCGCTGACCTTCTCGTTCGTCTCGCCGGTCGAGGCGCGCCAGTGGGTCAACGACTACTACACGACGCTGGAGAGAGAATGTGAGCCGGCGGGTTACGCGGTAAACCCGCAGATAGCGATTACCTGTCCATTTCTGTGCGATCGCGACGAGCAGCGGGTGCGCGAGATCGCCTCGGACAACCACGGCTTCTTTCTTTACGGGCTCGGCCACTACGCGTTTTTCGGCCGCCACGAGCCCGGCAAGACCAACTTGTGGGAGAGCTACCGGACCAAGCCCGAGAATTTCGCGCTGCCCGAGGGCAAGATCCAGGATTGCATCGGCACGCCCGACCTTATCCGCCAGCGACTGCGCGAGTTCGAGCAGGCGGGCGTCGACCAGGTCATTTTCCTTTCGCAGGCCGGGCGTATCCCGCACGACATGCTTTGTTCCTCGATGGAGCTGTTTGCAAAGGAAGTGCTGCCCGAGTTCAAGGAGCGCGACCTGTCGCGCGCGCGCCTCGAGGCCGAGCGGCGCGCGCGCCTCGCGGAGGCGGCGATGGCGCGTAAGCCGCCGGTCGTCGTGCCGGACTGGGGTCCGACGGTGATTCGCGCGGCCGGCCATCACTGAGCAGGGCCGCGCGGGCCCGCCGGATGTGATGATCAACGGGCGCGCGCCAGGCGTCGGCGAGACCACGGCGGGCGAAAACAGCAAGCTGGAGGATCGGCCAACCATGCGGCGAAAAACGCAATTCGGCTCGCTCGAACACTACGAGAAGGGCGGTGTCCAGGCGATCAACGACGATCCCCGCAACTACGTCTTTTCGAACATCTTCGAGGTGGCCGCGCACTCCGAGCCCTACGAGAAGGTCGCGGTCGCGCGCAACCTCAAATACGTCCTGGAGGCCGTGCGCGCCGAAGGGACGTCGCCGTGGTACACAGCGTCGCACGACGAAT encodes:
- a CDS encoding LLM class flavin-dependent oxidoreductase: MKIGGFYEHQLPRPWTRESEHRLFKDALEQVELADRLGFDYVWATEHHFLEEYAHSSAPEVFLAACSQRTRNIRLGHGIVQLPPLINHPARVAERIATLDLVSDGRCEFGTGEGATDCELGGFGIAQEEKRAMWLEGLRVVSRMLVEEPFAGHQGKYLSAPVRNVVPKPLQRPHPPLWLACSRRETILLAARLGLGALTFSFVSPVEARQWVNDYYTTLERECEPAGYAVNPQIAITCPFLCDRDEQRVREIASDNHGFFLYGLGHYAFFGRHEPGKTNLWESYRTKPENFALPEGKIQDCIGTPDLIRQRLREFEQAGVDQVIFLSQAGRIPHDMLCSSMELFAKEVLPEFKERDLSRARLEAERRARLAEAAMARKPPVVVPDWGPTVIRAAGHH